The following proteins come from a genomic window of Streptomyces sp. NBC_00539:
- a CDS encoding DUF5682 family protein: MNPRTGGPLLLGVRHHGPGSARAVRAALDRVRPAAVLIEGPPEGDALLPLAADPQMRPPVALLAHAADDPGRAAFWPLAGFSPEWAAIRWAQEREVPVRFIDLPAAHSLAVTEDQEERPDSVRVEPLAVLAESAGYDDPERWWEDVVEHRDAVREDPLAAFEALGEAMGALREAYGCGGNPRDLVREAYMRQRMRAARREFGDSYAVVCGAWHVPALRAPATASADKALLTGLPKIKVETTWVPWTHRRLARAGGYGAGITSPGWYAHLFTARDRPVERWLTKVAGLLREEDRQVSSAHVIEAVRLAQTLAAVRGRPVPGLTETLEAVRAVMCDGSDIPLALIEDRLVVGDVLGEVPDAAPVVPLQRDLTRRQRSLRLKAEAQDRELELDLRKDTDAAKSSLLHRLRLLGIDWGVPTASRGSTGTFRETWRLRWEPELSVRVAEAGIWGTTVLGAATARAEALAADAAELGEVTALAEQCLLAGLSEALPAVLRALADRAALDTDVARLAEALPALARSLRYGDVRGTDAQALATVAAGLAERICVALPPACAAGADADGAAELRGHVDAVHGAIALLADADEGLRERWAAVLRTLAGRDTVPGLIRGRAVRLLLDDGRLPPEETARLMGLALSPAATPADAAGWIEGFAGGSAGGGTLLVHDERLLGLIDAWLVSVPAGAFVDVLPLLRRTFGAYEPGVKRALGELVRRGPAARARTAGPGPAPEGFGRELDPVRADAVADVVRMLLAGAGVGAD, translated from the coding sequence ATGAACCCGCGCACCGGGGGACCCCTCCTGCTGGGGGTCCGCCACCACGGACCGGGCTCCGCCCGCGCGGTGCGGGCCGCGCTGGACCGAGTCCGGCCGGCGGCGGTGCTCATAGAGGGGCCGCCGGAAGGGGACGCGCTGCTGCCGCTCGCCGCCGACCCGCAGATGCGACCGCCCGTCGCCCTGCTCGCCCACGCCGCGGACGATCCGGGGCGGGCCGCGTTCTGGCCGCTGGCCGGGTTCTCCCCGGAGTGGGCCGCCATCCGCTGGGCCCAGGAGCGGGAGGTGCCCGTCCGGTTCATCGACCTCCCCGCCGCGCACTCGCTGGCCGTGACCGAGGACCAGGAGGAGCGGCCCGACTCCGTACGGGTCGAGCCGCTCGCGGTGCTCGCCGAAAGCGCCGGGTACGACGACCCCGAGCGCTGGTGGGAGGACGTCGTCGAGCACCGTGACGCCGTACGGGAAGACCCCCTGGCCGCGTTCGAAGCCCTCGGTGAAGCGATGGGCGCGCTGCGCGAGGCGTACGGCTGCGGCGGCAACCCGCGCGACCTGGTGCGGGAGGCGTACATGCGCCAGCGGATGCGGGCCGCCCGCCGCGAGTTCGGCGACAGCTACGCCGTGGTCTGCGGGGCCTGGCACGTCCCGGCCCTGCGCGCCCCGGCCACGGCCTCCGCCGACAAGGCACTGCTGACCGGACTCCCCAAGATCAAGGTGGAGACCACCTGGGTTCCCTGGACGCACCGCCGGCTCGCCCGCGCCGGGGGATACGGCGCCGGCATCACCTCGCCCGGCTGGTACGCGCACCTCTTCACCGCCCGCGACCGGCCCGTCGAGCGCTGGCTGACCAAGGTCGCGGGCCTGCTCCGGGAGGAGGACCGGCAGGTCTCCTCCGCCCACGTCATAGAGGCGGTACGGCTCGCGCAGACCCTCGCCGCCGTGCGGGGGCGGCCGGTGCCCGGCCTCACCGAGACCCTCGAAGCGGTACGGGCGGTCATGTGCGACGGCTCCGACATACCGCTCGCCCTGATCGAGGACCGCCTGGTGGTCGGGGACGTACTGGGCGAAGTCCCGGACGCGGCGCCCGTCGTACCGCTCCAGCGGGACCTCACCCGCAGACAGCGGTCCCTGCGCCTCAAGGCGGAGGCACAGGACCGCGAGCTGGAACTGGACCTGCGCAAGGACACCGACGCGGCCAAGTCCTCGCTGCTGCACCGGCTGCGGCTGCTCGGCATCGACTGGGGCGTACCCACCGCCTCCCGCGGCAGCACCGGCACGTTCCGGGAGACGTGGCGGCTGCGCTGGGAGCCCGAGCTGTCGGTGCGGGTCGCGGAGGCGGGGATCTGGGGCACGACCGTCCTGGGGGCGGCCACCGCCCGGGCCGAGGCGCTCGCGGCGGACGCCGCCGAACTGGGCGAGGTCACCGCCCTGGCCGAACAGTGCCTCCTGGCCGGGCTTTCCGAGGCCCTGCCCGCCGTACTGCGGGCCCTCGCGGACCGGGCCGCACTCGACACCGATGTGGCACGCCTCGCCGAGGCGCTGCCCGCGCTGGCCCGCTCGCTGCGGTACGGGGACGTACGGGGCACCGACGCGCAGGCGCTCGCCACCGTGGCCGCCGGGCTCGCGGAGCGGATATGCGTGGCCCTGCCACCCGCCTGCGCGGCCGGGGCGGACGCCGACGGTGCGGCGGAGCTACGGGGGCACGTCGACGCCGTCCACGGGGCGATCGCCCTGCTGGCCGACGCCGACGAGGGGCTGCGCGAGCGCTGGGCGGCGGTGCTGCGGACGCTGGCCGGCCGGGACACCGTGCCCGGGCTGATCAGGGGCCGGGCCGTACGGCTGCTCCTGGACGACGGCAGGCTCCCGCCCGAGGAGACGGCGCGGCTGATGGGGCTCGCGCTGTCCCCGGCGGCCACCCCGGCCGACGCCGCGGGCTGGATCGAGGGCTTCGCCGGCGGCAGCGCGGGCGGCGGCACCCTGCTGGTCCACGACGAGCGGCTGCTCGGCCTGATCGACGCCTGGCTGGTGTCGGTGCCGGCGGGTGCCTTCGTCGACGTACTGCCCCTGCTGCGGCGGACCTTCGGGGCGTACGAGCCGGGCGTGAAGCGGGCCCTGGGCGAACTGGTCCGGCGGGGACCGGCCGCCCGGGCGCGCACCGCGGGGCCCGGCCCGGCCCCCGAGGGCTTCGGCCGGGAGTTGGACCCCGTCCGCGCGGACGCGGTGGCGGACGTGGTCCGCATGCTGCTCGCCGGGGCGGGGGTGGGAGCGGACTGA
- a CDS encoding ATP-binding protein: MSTPETEHRAEALRPHAEDAFAHELKALAAADDRPRPTRWKLSPWAVATYLLGGTLDDGTVITPKYVGPRRIVEVAVTTLATDRALLLLGVPGTAKTWVSEHLAAAVSGDSTLLVQGTAGTPEEAIRYGWNYARLLAHGPSREALVPSPVMRAMADGMTARVEELTRIPADVQDTLITVLSEKTLPIPELGQEVQAVRGFNLIATANDRDRGVNELSSALRRRFNTVVLPLPATADAEVDIVARRVDQMGRALDLPAAPEGLEEIRRVVTVFRELRDGVTGDGRTKVKSPSGTLSTAEAISVVTGGLALAAHFGDGVLRPSDVAAGILGAVVRDPAADRVVWQEYLEAVVRERDGWKDFYRACREVTA; the protein is encoded by the coding sequence ATGAGCACGCCCGAGACCGAACACCGCGCAGAGGCACTGCGACCGCACGCCGAAGACGCCTTCGCACACGAACTGAAAGCCCTGGCGGCCGCCGACGACCGGCCCCGCCCGACCCGCTGGAAGCTCTCCCCGTGGGCCGTCGCCACCTACCTGCTCGGCGGCACACTGGACGACGGCACCGTGATCACGCCCAAGTACGTCGGTCCGCGCCGCATCGTCGAAGTCGCCGTCACCACGCTGGCCACCGACCGCGCGCTGCTCCTGCTCGGAGTCCCCGGCACCGCGAAGACCTGGGTGTCCGAGCACCTCGCCGCAGCCGTCAGCGGGGACTCCACCCTCCTGGTGCAAGGCACCGCCGGCACCCCCGAGGAAGCCATCCGCTACGGCTGGAACTACGCCCGTCTCCTGGCCCACGGCCCCAGCCGCGAAGCCCTCGTCCCCAGCCCCGTCATGCGGGCCATGGCCGACGGCATGACCGCCCGCGTCGAGGAACTCACCCGTATCCCCGCAGATGTCCAGGACACCCTCATCACCGTCCTGTCCGAGAAGACGCTCCCCATACCGGAGCTCGGCCAGGAGGTGCAGGCCGTGCGCGGCTTCAACCTCATCGCCACCGCCAACGACCGTGACCGCGGGGTCAACGAGCTCTCCAGCGCGCTGCGCCGCCGCTTCAACACAGTGGTGCTGCCCCTGCCCGCCACCGCGGACGCCGAGGTCGACATCGTCGCCCGCCGCGTCGACCAGATGGGCCGCGCCCTGGACCTGCCGGCGGCGCCCGAGGGCCTGGAGGAGATCCGCCGCGTCGTCACCGTCTTCCGCGAGCTGCGCGACGGGGTCACCGGCGACGGCCGGACCAAGGTCAAGTCACCCAGCGGCACCCTGTCCACCGCCGAGGCCATCTCCGTGGTCACCGGCGGCCTGGCCCTGGCCGCCCACTTCGGGGACGGCGTCCTGCGCCCCTCCGACGTGGCGGCCGGCATCCTCGGTGCCGTGGTCCGCGACCCGGCCGCCGACCGGGTGGTCTGGCAGGAGTACCTCGAAGCCGTCGTCCGCGAGCGGGACGGCTGGAAGGACTTCTACCGCGCCTGCCGGGAGGTGACGGCATGA
- a CDS encoding SWIM zinc finger family protein encodes MTEQGVRWTAEQVLALAPDDASRKAGGKLGGAGPWSQTGGSASGAVWGLCKGSGKTPYRTVVDLTGPAYKCSCPSRKFPCKHALGLLLLWAAEGVGDPAPEPEWAGEWLAERAAKAARPAVAKPVDEEAARKRAERRAARIGAGVTELEQRLLDLLRGGLAGQEQAGYGAWEETAARMVDAQAPGLASRVRELATIPGCGPGWPARMLEEFALLHLLDQAWLGVSGLPEQLAATVRTRVGLAPSAEGEAVRDHWLVLSQYDSVSPDGRLITRRIWLRGLAGGRPALVLDFGPPGRPPGLALPVGLVLEAEVRFRPGSAGLRADLGERCAAAVPGGRAPVGVSAEAALEAYGAALREDPWLESWPVVLGPVVPVPGEWGWQLADLEGTSALPVPLAGPGGRSRSGLWQLAAVSGGGPVTVFGEVGHRGFTPLTAWQPDSPEPVALV; translated from the coding sequence ATGACTGAGCAGGGGGTCCGCTGGACAGCGGAACAGGTACTGGCTCTGGCTCCTGACGATGCGTCGCGCAAGGCGGGGGGCAAGCTGGGTGGGGCGGGTCCGTGGTCGCAGACCGGAGGTTCCGCTTCCGGTGCGGTGTGGGGGTTGTGCAAGGGCAGCGGCAAGACGCCGTACCGGACGGTCGTGGATCTGACGGGCCCGGCGTACAAGTGCTCGTGCCCGAGCCGGAAGTTCCCGTGCAAGCACGCGCTGGGGCTGCTGTTGCTCTGGGCAGCGGAGGGGGTGGGTGATCCGGCACCGGAACCGGAGTGGGCCGGCGAGTGGCTGGCGGAGCGGGCGGCGAAGGCGGCCCGGCCGGCGGTCGCCAAGCCGGTGGACGAGGAGGCGGCCAGGAAGCGGGCGGAGCGGCGGGCGGCCCGGATCGGGGCGGGGGTCACCGAGCTGGAGCAGCGGCTCCTGGATCTGCTGCGGGGCGGGCTCGCCGGCCAGGAGCAGGCGGGGTACGGGGCGTGGGAGGAGACGGCGGCCCGCATGGTCGACGCCCAGGCGCCCGGACTGGCCTCCAGGGTAAGGGAGTTGGCGACAATACCCGGTTGCGGCCCCGGCTGGCCCGCCCGGATGCTTGAGGAGTTCGCGCTGCTGCACCTGCTCGACCAGGCCTGGCTGGGGGTGTCCGGGCTGCCGGAACAGCTGGCCGCGACGGTGAGGACCCGGGTGGGGCTCGCGCCTTCGGCGGAGGGCGAAGCCGTCCGGGACCACTGGCTCGTGCTGTCGCAGTACGACTCGGTGTCCCCGGACGGCCGGCTCATCACCCGTCGGATATGGCTGCGTGGGCTGGCGGGCGGGCGGCCGGCCCTCGTGCTGGACTTCGGACCGCCGGGGCGGCCTCCGGGGCTGGCGCTGCCGGTCGGACTGGTATTGGAGGCGGAAGTCCGCTTCCGGCCCGGTTCGGCGGGACTGAGGGCGGATCTCGGGGAACGGTGTGCGGCGGCGGTGCCGGGCGGGCGGGCGCCGGTCGGGGTGAGTGCGGAGGCGGCGCTGGAGGCGTACGGTGCCGCACTGCGGGAGGACCCCTGGCTGGAGTCGTGGCCGGTGGTGCTGGGGCCGGTGGTTCCCGTACCGGGTGAGTGGGGCTGGCAGTTGGCGGACCTGGAGGGGACGTCGGCGCTGCCGGTACCGCTCGCGGGGCCGGGCGGCAGGTCCCGCTCGGGACTGTGGCAGCTCGCCGCGGTCTCCGGCGGGGGGCCGGTGACGGTGTTCGGGGAGGTCGGTCACCGGGGGTTCACGCCCCTGACGGCCTGGCAGCCGGATTCGCCGGAACCGGTGGCGCTGGTCTGA
- a CDS encoding DUF5691 domain-containing protein, which translates to METAGAERTGRTAHEGHAGQQGQEAYADWDGLVGAALLGTERRRGGSPRALLDEAAVQTLRRRAGLRPAQAQERPEPAPRDPRPEPPEAARRRFTQLLAGRGAGGSGGRRGAAPDLTELLPQWLAAAVRHGYRAPAALAPALLDAAKARTDLRPHALALAGSRGLWLARLNPDWRFALRGGAAGTPELPGPEDREGVERLWQEGLFAERVALLGAVRAHDPAAATALLTTTWTAERAEDRLMFLDSLRVGLSDLDEPFLEAALGDRSRNVRATAAELLSALTGSALAGRMAERALACVGPEGIDPPTECDAGMLRDGVVKRPPAGRGERAWWLGQLVEAAPLSRWRERFGGLDPAAIVALPVGDGWAEELHAAWCRAAVRQRDPQWSKALLGSASAPPAAGPGTASLAERAKLLSVLPDGERAEWVAEFVRAHGLSEAFQLLGVCVVPWAGALGLAVVDALDAARQAGSYPWSFSGVMGLAERCLDPADASRLEALTRAPGDTVEVSPGAAAYWEEAFQRLASTLHLRATMLAELTPPS; encoded by the coding sequence ATGGAGACGGCTGGGGCGGAGCGCACCGGACGCACGGCGCACGAGGGACACGCGGGGCAGCAGGGGCAGGAGGCGTACGCCGACTGGGACGGGCTGGTCGGTGCCGCACTGCTCGGCACCGAACGGCGCCGGGGCGGCTCACCTCGGGCGCTGTTGGACGAAGCGGCCGTCCAGACGCTGCGGCGCCGGGCCGGGCTGCGGCCCGCGCAGGCGCAGGAGCGCCCCGAGCCGGCGCCGCGCGATCCGCGCCCCGAACCGCCGGAAGCGGCCCGGCGGCGGTTCACGCAACTGCTGGCCGGCCGCGGCGCGGGCGGCTCGGGCGGGCGGCGGGGGGCCGCCCCGGATCTGACGGAGCTGCTGCCGCAGTGGCTGGCCGCCGCCGTACGGCACGGCTACCGCGCTCCGGCAGCGCTGGCCCCGGCGCTGCTGGACGCGGCCAAGGCCCGTACCGACCTCCGGCCGCACGCACTGGCCCTGGCCGGGAGCCGGGGACTGTGGCTGGCCCGGCTGAATCCGGACTGGCGGTTCGCGCTGCGCGGCGGCGCGGCCGGCACGCCGGAGCTGCCCGGCCCGGAGGACCGCGAGGGGGTCGAACGGCTCTGGCAGGAGGGCCTGTTCGCCGAGCGGGTGGCTCTCCTGGGTGCCGTACGGGCGCACGACCCGGCCGCCGCGACCGCCCTGCTCACCACCACCTGGACCGCCGAACGGGCCGAGGACCGGCTGATGTTCCTGGACTCGCTGAGGGTGGGGCTGTCCGATCTGGACGAGCCGTTCCTGGAGGCGGCCCTGGGCGACCGCAGCCGCAACGTCCGGGCGACGGCGGCCGAGCTGCTGTCGGCGCTGACGGGTTCCGCGCTGGCGGGGCGGATGGCGGAGCGGGCGCTGGCCTGCGTGGGGCCGGAGGGGATCGACCCCCCGACGGAGTGCGACGCGGGGATGCTGCGGGACGGCGTGGTCAAGCGGCCGCCCGCGGGGCGCGGGGAGCGGGCCTGGTGGCTGGGCCAGCTGGTGGAGGCGGCTCCGCTGTCCCGCTGGCGGGAGCGGTTCGGGGGGCTCGACCCGGCGGCGATAGTGGCCCTGCCCGTGGGCGACGGCTGGGCTGAGGAACTGCATGCGGCGTGGTGCCGGGCGGCGGTGCGCCAGCGTGACCCGCAGTGGTCGAAGGCGCTGCTCGGCTCGGCCTCGGCCCCGCCCGCGGCCGGCCCGGGCACGGCGTCGCTGGCGGAACGGGCGAAGCTGCTGTCGGTCCTGCCGGACGGGGAGCGGGCCGAATGGGTGGCGGAATTCGTACGGGCACACGGGCTGTCGGAAGCGTTCCAGCTGCTCGGGGTGTGCGTGGTGCCGTGGGCGGGGGCGCTGGGCCTGGCCGTGGTGGACGCGCTCGACGCGGCCCGGCAGGCGGGCAGCTACCCGTGGAGCTTCAGCGGGGTGATGGGCCTCGCGGAACGCTGCCTGGACCCTGCGGACGCCTCACGGCTGGAGGCCCTGACCAGGGCGCCCGGGGACACCGTCGAGGTCTCCCCCGGCGCGGCGGCGTACTGGGAGGAGGCCTTCCAGCGCCTGGCCTCCACCCTCCACCTCCGCGCGACCATGCTGGCGGAGCTGACACCGCCGTCCTGA
- a CDS encoding cobalamin B12-binding domain-containing protein: MGVTGPIRVVVAKPGLDGHDRGAKVIARALRDAGMEVIYTGLHQTPEQIVDTAIQEDADAIGLSILSGAHNTLFVRVLELLKERDAEDIKVFGGGIIPEDDIAPLKDKGVAEIFTPGATTTAIVDWVNANVRQH; this comes from the coding sequence ATGGGTGTGACCGGTCCGATCCGTGTGGTGGTGGCCAAGCCGGGTCTCGACGGCCACGACCGCGGGGCCAAGGTGATCGCGCGTGCGCTGCGGGACGCGGGCATGGAAGTCATCTACACGGGCCTCCACCAGACCCCCGAGCAGATCGTGGACACCGCGATCCAGGAGGACGCCGACGCGATCGGCCTCTCGATCCTCTCGGGCGCCCACAACACGCTGTTCGTGCGGGTGCTGGAGCTGTTGAAGGAGCGTGACGCGGAGGACATCAAGGTCTTCGGCGGCGGCATCATCCCCGAGGACGACATCGCCCCCCTCAAGGACAAGGGCGTGGCGGAGATCTTCACTCCGGGCGCCACCACCACCGCGATCGTGGACTGGGTCAACGCGAACGTCCGCCAGCACTGA
- a CDS encoding alpha/beta fold hydrolase, translating into MGLSITPISVPLPLAAFRSPAALRAAVLEAVVLSGHLLLYPTGVLAERLAADTAAGAAGQRPPVLLLHGFTDNRSVFVLLRRALASDGLRRVETYNYSPFTRDLRDTARQLARRVGELCERTGQERIDLVGHSLGGLVARYYIQRLGGDAHVRTLVTLGTPHAGTIVAPFMDAHPLVRQMRPGSEVMAELGAPAPGCRTRCVAFWSEFDGLMSPPGTARLDHPDLIAENVLVTGIGHLALPVHPTVINAIRRTLDAPLARPSSGTDGAEVRRIAI; encoded by the coding sequence ATGGGGCTGTCGATCACGCCGATATCCGTACCCTTACCGCTCGCCGCCTTCCGGTCGCCGGCGGCCCTTCGGGCAGCCGTCCTGGAGGCGGTGGTGCTCAGCGGGCACCTGCTCCTGTACCCCACCGGGGTTCTCGCGGAGCGGCTCGCCGCCGACACCGCGGCCGGGGCCGCCGGGCAGCGCCCCCCGGTGCTGCTGCTGCACGGCTTCACCGACAACCGCTCGGTATTCGTCCTGCTGCGCCGCGCCCTCGCGTCGGACGGCCTGCGCCGGGTGGAGACGTACAACTACTCTCCGTTCACCCGCGACCTCCGCGACACCGCCCGACAGCTGGCCCGTCGTGTCGGGGAGCTGTGCGAGCGCACCGGGCAGGAGCGGATCGACCTGGTCGGCCACAGCCTCGGCGGCCTGGTCGCCCGGTACTACATCCAGCGGCTCGGCGGCGACGCCCACGTGCGCACCCTCGTCACGCTCGGTACCCCGCACGCCGGCACCATCGTGGCGCCCTTCATGGACGCCCACCCGCTGGTCCGCCAGATGCGGCCGGGCTCCGAGGTCATGGCGGAACTGGGCGCACCCGCTCCGGGCTGCCGGACCCGTTGCGTGGCCTTCTGGAGCGAGTTCGACGGGCTGATGTCGCCGCCGGGGACGGCCCGCCTCGACCACCCCGACCTGATCGCCGAGAACGTGCTGGTCACCGGCATCGGCCACCTGGCGCTCCCGGTCCACCCCACCGTCATCAATGCGATCAGGCGCACTCTGGACGCCCCGCTCGCCCGCCCGTCGTCCGGCACCGACGGTGCCGAAGTGCGCCGCATCGCCATCTGA
- a CDS encoding M23 family metallopeptidase — protein sequence MPGSREAETLRRLSSPVTAGYSRATALLRGTSHSPATQAPTAEAKEKLVNDRPSSGQYPENGYDGLSTTTFAGDQAYVSYETQGQGYNYGASAAYDAYGSYQSTGTYDATAWTGQESYLSTVPSQAMPEDTTGQWDANAWNGANTAEYQPTSFGYESAGAEQTAEQTVDQTAQWNTFTAYGQQDTGAYDATAWNTGHGDGGYDDTSLHAAHHGYETYAYEATSVVPVVMPEDGAPDTAGLHADTADTADIHAAETAVFEALSDDDAPEPSAGVHAMATQTMPVTPGATPAEPRASRRAGSAKSGSAKSGTGKSGSAKTSGAKSGNSKASGGSSRRRTPAKRSALLTVAVPSACVMGVAGVAAASVGGLTGTDKPAQDTTTMAAADPASVKPVAANNKLDTQLTALSADAGDFADRASRTQERLDLRQRQEEEKKKRAEEAAAKEAARPKFAIPVTQHGLSAGFGQAGGMWMSVHTGIDFPVSYGTPVMAATDGTVRTQWNSAYGNMAIVTSPDGTETWYCHLSSTKIRSGKVKAGDVIAYSGNSGNSTGPHLHFEVRPGAGSPIDPQAWLRSHGLDPT from the coding sequence ATGCCCGGTTCCCGTGAGGCCGAAACCCTTCGAAGATTGTCGTCGCCAGTAACCGCCGGGTACAGTCGCGCCACTGCTCTCCTCCGGGGAACCTCTCATTCCCCGGCCACCCAGGCCCCCACTGCCGAGGCGAAAGAGAAGTTGGTGAACGACCGCCCCTCGTCGGGCCAGTACCCCGAAAACGGGTACGACGGCCTCTCCACCACCACTTTCGCTGGTGACCAGGCCTACGTTTCCTATGAAACGCAGGGCCAGGGCTACAACTACGGTGCTTCCGCGGCGTATGACGCCTACGGTTCGTACCAGTCGACCGGCACCTACGACGCCACCGCGTGGACGGGCCAGGAGAGTTACCTCTCCACCGTCCCCAGCCAGGCCATGCCCGAGGACACCACGGGCCAGTGGGACGCCAACGCCTGGAACGGCGCGAACACCGCCGAGTACCAGCCGACTTCCTTCGGCTACGAGTCGGCGGGCGCCGAGCAGACCGCCGAGCAGACCGTCGACCAGACCGCGCAGTGGAACACCTTCACCGCGTACGGGCAGCAGGACACCGGCGCCTACGACGCCACCGCCTGGAACACCGGCCACGGCGACGGCGGATACGACGACACGTCGCTCCACGCGGCCCACCACGGCTACGAGACCTACGCGTACGAGGCGACCAGCGTCGTCCCGGTGGTCATGCCGGAGGACGGCGCCCCTGACACCGCAGGTCTCCACGCCGATACCGCCGATACCGCCGACATCCACGCCGCCGAGACCGCCGTCTTCGAGGCCCTCTCCGACGATGACGCGCCGGAGCCGTCGGCCGGCGTGCACGCCATGGCCACGCAGACCATGCCGGTCACGCCCGGTGCGACGCCGGCTGAGCCGCGCGCCTCACGCCGGGCCGGGAGCGCGAAGAGCGGGAGCGCGAAGAGCGGGACCGGGAAGTCCGGCAGCGCGAAGACGAGCGGCGCGAAGTCCGGCAACTCCAAGGCTTCGGGCGGCAGTAGCCGTCGCCGCACCCCGGCGAAGCGTTCCGCCCTCCTGACCGTCGCCGTTCCCTCGGCCTGCGTCATGGGGGTCGCGGGAGTCGCGGCCGCCTCGGTCGGCGGGCTCACCGGCACCGACAAGCCCGCCCAGGACACCACCACGATGGCCGCGGCCGACCCGGCCTCGGTGAAACCCGTCGCGGCGAACAACAAGCTCGACACCCAGCTCACCGCCCTCAGCGCGGACGCCGGCGACTTCGCGGACCGCGCGAGCCGCACCCAGGAACGCCTGGACCTGAGGCAGCGTCAGGAAGAGGAGAAGAAGAAGCGGGCCGAGGAGGCCGCGGCCAAGGAGGCCGCCCGCCCCAAGTTCGCCATTCCGGTCACCCAGCACGGCCTGAGCGCCGGGTTCGGGCAGGCCGGCGGCATGTGGATGTCCGTGCACACCGGCATCGACTTCCCGGTCTCCTACGGCACTCCGGTCATGGCCGCCACCGACGGCACCGTGCGCACCCAGTGGAACAGCGCTTACGGGAACATGGCCATAGTGACCTCGCCCGACGGCACCGAGACCTGGTACTGCCACCTCAGCAGCACCAAGATCCGGTCCGGCAAGGTCAAGGCCGGTGACGTCATCGCGTACTCCGGCAACTCCGGCAACTCCACCGGTCCGCACCTCCACTTCGAGGTGCGCCCCGGCGCCGGATCGCCGATCGACCCCCAGGCGTGGCTGCGCAGCCACGGTCTCGACCCGACGTAA
- a CDS encoding DNA polymerase III subunit beta family protein, with the protein MRSIGEMARDSGLGVSALRFYDGAGVLVPARVDPVTGYRWYGPEQLEESRLLARLRRTGMPLADIRLVLAGWSGRDTDLVRRLLQAHLRRLELGLSDARNEFSTIRALLENRENPMASLHTAPIRLTVSAPELAAALDAVRFAVGSDPELPVLGGVLFDIEGDGLRVVATDRYRMAVAAARTAGHGGPRVQVVVPSPLADAMRALLGDDASAELTVDADRVALETADREVAGRRLDHDFPDYRRLVRLPAGRRALVDVPALREAVETGPVRAGVVREPDGVPCELTVLKVAADGVVTVCEDGDDDRDQVAVNREFLLHALAAGARDRLVLEFGAPTAPLAIRRSDSEDTFSLLMPFRLDD; encoded by the coding sequence ATGCGCAGTATCGGCGAGATGGCCCGCGACAGCGGACTGGGCGTGAGCGCCCTGCGGTTCTACGACGGCGCCGGCGTTCTGGTACCGGCGCGGGTGGATCCGGTGACCGGCTACCGCTGGTACGGCCCGGAGCAGCTCGAAGAGTCCCGGTTGCTGGCCCGGCTGCGCCGTACCGGTATGCCGCTGGCCGACATCCGGCTCGTCCTGGCCGGATGGTCCGGCAGGGACACCGACTTGGTACGCCGGCTGCTCCAGGCGCATCTGCGCCGTCTCGAACTGGGGCTGTCCGACGCCCGCAACGAGTTCTCCACGATCCGAGCGCTACTCGAAAACAGGGAGAACCCGATGGCTTCGCTCCACACCGCCCCGATCCGGCTGACCGTCTCCGCACCCGAACTGGCCGCCGCCCTGGACGCGGTGCGCTTCGCCGTCGGCAGCGACCCGGAACTGCCGGTGCTCGGCGGCGTCCTGTTCGACATCGAGGGCGACGGACTCCGTGTCGTGGCCACCGACCGGTACCGGATGGCTGTCGCAGCGGCCCGTACCGCCGGCCACGGCGGCCCCCGAGTGCAGGTCGTCGTGCCGTCCCCGCTCGCCGACGCGATGCGGGCGCTGCTCGGTGACGACGCCTCCGCCGAACTCACCGTGGACGCAGACCGCGTGGCCCTGGAGACGGCGGACCGTGAAGTGGCCGGCCGACGCCTCGACCACGACTTTCCCGACTACCGTCGCCTCGTTCGCCTGCCGGCGGGCCGGCGGGCCCTCGTCGACGTCCCGGCCCTCCGCGAGGCGGTGGAAACCGGCCCCGTCCGCGCGGGCGTGGTGCGGGAGCCGGACGGCGTGCCCTGCGAGCTGACCGTGCTCAAGGTGGCGGCCGACGGCGTGGTCACCGTGTGCGAAGACGGTGACGACGACCGGGACCAGGTCGCCGTCAACCGCGAGTTCCTGCTGCACGCCCTCGCCGCCGGAGCCCGGGACCGGCTGGTCCTGGAGTTCGGCGCGCCGACGGCGCCCCTGGCGATCCGCCGGAGCGACAGCGAGGACACGTTCTCCCTGCTGATGCCGTTCCGCCTGGACGACTGA